The following are encoded in a window of Bradyrhizobium guangdongense genomic DNA:
- a CDS encoding DUF1428 domain-containing protein, giving the protein MPYVDGFVLAVPKDKIEAYKALARKACSVWMEHGALDYVECIGDDVPYGQLTSFPRAVMATEDEVVVFSWIVYRDRQSRDAVNAKVMADARLKGSDMPFDGKRMIYGGFTALLRADEIVR; this is encoded by the coding sequence ATGCCCTATGTCGATGGTTTTGTGCTCGCCGTGCCGAAGGACAAGATCGAGGCCTACAAGGCGCTGGCACGAAAGGCGTGTTCGGTGTGGATGGAGCATGGCGCGCTCGATTATGTCGAGTGTATCGGCGACGACGTTCCCTATGGCCAGCTCACGTCTTTTCCCCGCGCGGTGATGGCCACGGAGGACGAGGTCGTGGTGTTCTCCTGGATCGTCTATCGCGACCGGCAGAGCCGCGACGCCGTCAATGCCAAGGTGATGGCTGATGCGAGGCTCAAAGGCTCAGACATGCCGTTCGACGGCAAGCGCATGATCTATGGCGGCTTCACGGCGCTGCTGCGCGCGGATGAGATCGTCCGCTGA
- the rnz gene encoding ribonuclease Z — MFALTFLGTSASVPSAERNHPALLLEVAGQRMLIDCGEGTQRQLLRSGAGFRRLDRILLTHGHLDHVLGIPGLFSTLGLRQTSDAMTIHGGPGTLDIVIRILAGLWGPGRAPISVQFAPVSEGQVVDTGDFTIDCFPVRHRDTDSFGFSFRSPARRHLLSDRLSALGVPDGPMRGELAGGRTITLEGGRTINPEDVLGPPSGGKKLVVIGDTETTDGLSKHVADSDLLVIEATFLDRDAATARDYGHLTAAESARFAAANNVRQLVLTHLSGRYEDDEILAEAAKIFPHVRIAADFDRIDV, encoded by the coding sequence ATGTTCGCCCTGACATTTCTCGGAACCTCGGCCAGCGTCCCCTCCGCAGAGCGCAACCATCCGGCGTTGCTGCTGGAGGTCGCCGGCCAGCGGATGCTGATCGATTGCGGCGAGGGCACGCAGCGCCAGCTGTTGCGGAGCGGCGCCGGTTTTCGCCGGCTTGATCGCATCCTGCTGACGCATGGTCATCTCGATCACGTGTTGGGCATCCCCGGCCTGTTCTCGACATTGGGGCTGCGGCAGACTTCCGACGCGATGACCATCCATGGTGGTCCTGGCACGCTCGACATCGTCATCCGCATCCTTGCAGGCCTGTGGGGACCGGGAAGGGCGCCGATCTCGGTACAGTTCGCGCCGGTCTCCGAGGGGCAGGTGGTCGACACCGGGGACTTCACCATCGACTGTTTTCCGGTCCGCCACCGTGACACCGACAGTTTTGGATTCTCGTTTCGGAGTCCCGCGCGGCGCCATCTCTTGTCTGATCGCCTGTCCGCGCTTGGCGTGCCTGACGGACCCATGCGCGGCGAGCTGGCCGGGGGGCGCACCATTACCCTTGAAGGCGGCCGGACCATCAATCCGGAGGATGTGCTGGGTCCGCCGAGCGGTGGCAAGAAGCTGGTTGTGATCGGCGACACAGAGACGACGGACGGTCTCTCCAAACATGTCGCGGACTCCGATCTGCTGGTGATCGAGGCGACATTCCTGGATCGCGATGCCGCAACCGCGCGCGATTACGGCCATCTCACCGCGGCTGAGTCGGCCCGGTTCGCGGCCGCGAACAACGTCCGCCAACTCGTGCTGACGCATCTGTCGGGCCGCTACGAGGACGACGAGATCCTGGCTGAGGCGGCAAAGATATTCCCGCACGTCAGGATCGCCGCCGACTTCGATCGTATCGATGTTTAG
- a CDS encoding TetR/AcrR family transcriptional regulator yields MGIGRPREFDAETALDRAMEVFWRHGYEGATIAQLTEAMGINPPSLYACFGNKEGLLKAALDRYTKLRGVWMDEVVAAPTARDVADRMLMGIAEKQTDPANPPGCLLVQGGIACGTGSENVPFELAARRAQNEDQLRDRFVRAKAEGDLKASADPAALARYVSAVAVGMGVMASSGADREALRQVASVAVQAVEAQSRRA; encoded by the coding sequence ATGGGCATTGGACGCCCCCGCGAATTCGACGCCGAGACGGCGTTGGACCGGGCGATGGAAGTGTTTTGGCGCCATGGCTATGAGGGCGCCACGATTGCCCAGCTCACCGAGGCGATGGGCATCAACCCGCCGAGCCTTTATGCGTGCTTCGGCAACAAGGAAGGCCTGCTCAAGGCTGCCCTCGACCGCTACACCAAGCTGCGCGGTGTGTGGATGGACGAAGTGGTGGCGGCGCCGACCGCCCGTGATGTCGCCGACCGCATGCTGATGGGCATCGCCGAAAAGCAGACCGACCCCGCCAATCCACCGGGCTGCCTGCTGGTGCAGGGCGGCATCGCCTGCGGCACCGGCTCCGAAAATGTCCCCTTCGAGCTCGCCGCGCGCCGCGCCCAGAACGAAGACCAGCTCCGCGACCGTTTTGTCCGCGCCAAGGCGGAAGGTGATCTCAAGGCAAGCGCCGATCCCGCCGCGCTCGCGCGCTACGTCTCGGCGGTCGCCGTCGGCATGGGCGTGATGGCATCGTCCGGCGCGGATCGTGAAGCGCTGCGGCAGGTGGCGAGCGTCGCCGTGCAGGCGGTCGAGGCGCAGTCGAGGCGGGCGTAA
- a CDS encoding efflux RND transporter periplasmic adaptor subunit, whose amino-acid sequence MHPSQETSPAGRFRRLLGGVAIIGALAAAGSIATGHYFHAAQATATGAAAEQAVPVTVALIEPKQTVLWDDFSGRLEAIQRVELRPRVAGAILSTNFTEGALVKAGDVLFKIDPAPYEAEVDKAAAQLEAAKARVVFTKSELDRGAQLVGNAVVTRRDYDQRDNANREAIANVKAAEATLQTAKLNLDYTEVRAPVDGRVGKIEITIGNLVAAGTASPVLTSLVSVNPIYASFDADEEVVLRALNSIADSTGRRGNLDQIPVEMTTSGALSAKGHIQLIDNQVNGQSGTIRVRAVFPNDDGRLIPGQFARVRMGQPKQQTLVMIDERAIGTDQDKKFVMAVGDDSRAVYRPITLGGAVDGLRIVTAGLKPGDRIVVNGLQRVRPGALLKTEVAAMGARGQQASNHSNQDVVQR is encoded by the coding sequence ATGCACCCCTCCCAAGAAACTTCCCCCGCCGGCCGTTTCCGCCGCCTGCTTGGCGGCGTCGCCATCATTGGCGCCCTCGCCGCGGCCGGCTCGATCGCGACCGGGCACTACTTCCATGCAGCCCAGGCGACCGCAACTGGCGCGGCAGCCGAGCAGGCCGTCCCCGTAACCGTCGCGCTGATCGAACCAAAGCAGACGGTGCTGTGGGACGATTTCTCCGGCCGGCTCGAGGCCATCCAACGCGTCGAGCTTCGCCCGCGCGTCGCTGGCGCGATCCTGTCCACCAACTTCACCGAAGGCGCGCTGGTGAAGGCCGGTGACGTCCTGTTCAAGATAGATCCCGCTCCTTATGAGGCCGAAGTCGACAAGGCAGCCGCGCAGCTCGAGGCCGCGAAGGCACGCGTGGTCTTCACCAAGAGTGAGCTCGATCGTGGCGCACAGCTGGTCGGCAACGCCGTGGTCACCCGCCGCGACTACGATCAGCGCGACAATGCCAATCGCGAAGCCATTGCCAACGTGAAGGCCGCCGAGGCGACGCTCCAAACCGCAAAGCTCAATCTCGACTACACCGAGGTGCGCGCGCCGGTGGACGGCCGCGTCGGCAAGATCGAGATCACCATCGGCAATCTCGTCGCCGCCGGCACCGCCTCCCCGGTGCTGACGTCGCTGGTCTCGGTCAATCCGATCTACGCTTCGTTCGACGCGGACGAAGAGGTCGTTCTGCGCGCGCTGAACTCGATCGCGGATAGCACCGGCAGACGCGGCAATCTCGACCAGATCCCGGTCGAGATGACGACATCGGGCGCCCTCTCGGCCAAGGGCCACATCCAGCTCATCGACAACCAGGTCAACGGCCAGAGTGGCACCATCCGTGTGCGAGCCGTATTCCCCAACGACGACGGACGTCTCATTCCCGGCCAGTTCGCCCGCGTGCGCATGGGCCAGCCGAAGCAGCAGACACTGGTGATGATCGACGAGCGTGCGATCGGCACCGACCAGGACAAGAAGTTCGTGATGGCGGTCGGCGACGACAGCCGCGCAGTCTATCGGCCGATCACGCTCGGCGGCGCCGTCGACGGCCTGCGGATCGTCACCGCAGGCCTGAAGCCCGGCGACCGCATCGTGGTCAACGGCCTTCAGCGCGTGCGTCCCGGCGCCCTCCTCAAGACCGAGGTCGCGGCGATGGGTGCGCGCGGCCAGCAGGCCTCCAACCACAGCAACCAGGACGTGGTGCAACGCTAG